In one Lolium rigidum isolate FL_2022 chromosome 3, APGP_CSIRO_Lrig_0.1, whole genome shotgun sequence genomic region, the following are encoded:
- the LOC124702034 gene encoding serine/threonine-protein kinase ATG1c-like isoform X3 — translation MEDRVAERRVGDYMLLRQIGSGAYSRVWLGRHLARGTEVAVKEIAMERLSSKLRDSLLSEVDILRSIRHPNVIALHDSIRDGKRIYLILEYCRGGDLYSYLLRHKRVPEAVAKHFIRQLACGLQMLREKNVVHRDLKPQNILLVANSATSILKIADFGFAKFLEPSGLAETLCGSPLYMAPEVMQAHKYDAKADLWSVGIILYQLVTGSPPFNGDNQIQLMKNILKSGQLLFPPGCELSHECIDLCRKLLRINSVERLTVEEFVNHPFLFEHPPERALSRTPSDTRDGFPFIKSSPTRLSSQSSQEDCMPFPLDLSTGQDESPVPENNSPLRSDGFSINKKSDKTSGQSPSKHPSLFSRYIMGNNHVPSTQRLDHTGKRTKESKIGEGNDPKGGYREDQEYVFVSGHQEGSSSSTSASQQRNLLLKYDNPSVSPPKLVAPSAPVPIHGTTINRQQSAGTGSLDSHCSPVSGTSQGSAYLSDGLDQPPSDYLTRIRLLGQYASAIVELVKEEIKGGRHLEAFSIQLIVLATWKQAIHICNSYAASSARESPSHDINMADDESMQIERQFLIAVEYAEELASTVGQIPDATAMPDAVEIIFQSALEFGRHGGVDEMMGKVAIAVSRYTKAICMLRFLLIEAPSLALNPPLSLTRSDRHRLRSYIEALNTRLSQLQCQGN, via the exons ATGGAGGACCGCGTCGCCGAGCGGCGGGTGGGGGACTACATGCTGCTCCGCCAAATCGGGTCGGGGGCCTACTCGCGGGTCTGGCTGGGGAGGCACCTCGCCAGGGGCACCGAGGTCGCCGTCAAGGAGATCGCCATGGAGCGCCTCAGCAGCAAGCTCCGCGACAGCCTCCTCTCCGAGGTCGACATCCTCCGCAGCATCCGACACCCCAACGTCATCGCCCTCCACGACTCCATCCGG GATGGTAAGAGGATATATCTCATATTGGAGTACTGTCGAGGTGGTGACTTGTACTCTTATCTTCTACGGCACAAAAGGGTTCCTGAAGCAGTTGCTAAACATTTCATCCGGCAGCTAG CATGTGGTCTGCAGATGCTTCGTGAAAAGAACGTGGTTCATCGGGATCTTAAACCACAG AACATTCTTCTTGTTGCAAATAGTGCAACTTCCATCTTGAAGATTGCCGACTTTGGATTTGCAAA ATTCTTGGAGCCTTCTGGTCTAGCCGAAACACTTTGTGGTTCACCACTTTACATGGCTCCAGAAGTCATGCAAGCTCACAAGTATGATGCAAAG GCAGATCTGTGGAGTGTTGGTATTATTTTATATCAACTTGTTACTGGATCTCCACCTTTTAATGGGGATAATCAAATCCAG TTGATGAAAAACATACTAAAATCAGGTCAATTACTATTTCCACCTGGTTGTGAGTTGAGCCATGAGTGCATTGACTTGTGCAGAAAGTTACTGCGAATCAATTCAG TGGAACGCCTTACGGTCGAAGAGTTTGTGAACCATCCATTTCTTTTTGAACATCCTCCAGAGAGAGCCTTGAG TCGGACACCATCAGACACAAGAGATGGCTTTCCCTTCATTAAAAGCAGTCCAACGAGGCTTTCAAGCCAAAGTTCTCAAGAAGATTGCATGCCATTTCCTTTAGACTTGTCAACTGGACAGGATGAGAGTCCTGTTCCTGAGAACAATAGCCCACTGAGATCTGATGGGTTTTCTATAAATAAAAAGTCGGATAAAACTTCAGGTCAGAGCCCATCGAAGCATCCAAGTCTATTCTCCAGATATATTATGGGTAACAATCATGTACCTAGTACTCAACGTCTGGACCATACTGGAAAAAGGACTAAGGAAAGCAAGATTGGTGAAGGAAATGATCCTAAAGGTGGTTATCGAGAAG ATCAGGAATATGTCTTTGTGTCTGGACATCAGGAAGGATCCTCTTCTTCAACAAGTGCCTCTCAACAGCGCAACTTGCTATTGAAATATGACAATCCTTCTGTTTCGCCTCCAAAGTTGGTTGCTCCGAGTGCACCGGTGCCAATACATGGCACCACAATAAACAGGCAACAGTCTGCTGGAACTGGTAGCTTGGACAGTCATTGTTCTCCAGTATCTGGTACTTCACAGGGATCTGCTTACCTTAGCGATGGCTTGGATCAACCACCATCTGATTATCTGACCAGGATTAGATTATTGGGGCAGTATGCATCTGCTATAGTGGAGTTGGTCAAAGAAGAG ATAAAAGGTGGTAGGCACTTAGAGGCATTCTCTATCCAGCTAATTGTTCTTGCAACATGGAAGCAAGCAATTCACATATGCAATTCCTATGCGGCTTCATCTGCAAGAGAGAGTCCTTCGCACGATATCAATATGGCTGATGATGAGTCCATGCAGATTGAGAGGCAGTTTCTCATTGCTGTTGAATATGCTGAAGAACTTGCCAGCACTGTAGGACAGATACCTG ATGCTACAGCTATGCCCGATGCGGTTGAAATAATATTTCAATCTGCACTTGAATTTGGAAGGCATGGTGGT GTTGATGAGATGATGGGGAAAGTTGCAATTGCCGTGTCACGGTATACAAAGGCAATATGCATGCTGCGCTTTCTCCTGATCGAGGCACCCTCGCTCGCCCTCAATCCCCCTTTGTCCCTAACAAGATCTGACCGACACCGACTGCGCTCATACATTGAAGCCCTCAACACTAGGCTTAGCCAATTGCAGTGCCAGGGGAACTGA
- the LOC124702034 gene encoding serine/threonine-protein kinase ATG1c-like isoform X2, which yields MEDRVAERRVGDYMLLRQIGSGAYSRVWLGRHLARGTEVAVKEIAMERLSSKLRDSLLSEVDILRSIRHPNVIALHDSIRDGKRIYLILEYCRGGDLYSYLLRHKRVPEAVAKHFIRQLACGLQMLREKNVVHRDLKPQNILLVANSATSILKIADFGFAKFLEPSGLAETLCGSPLYMAPEVMQAHKYDAKADLWSVGIILYQLVTGSPPFNGDNQIQLMKNILKSGQLLFPPGCELSHECIDLCRKLLRINSVERLTVEEFVNHPFLFEHPPERALSRTPSDTRDGFPFIKSSPTRLSSQSSQEDCMPFPLDLSTGQDESPVPENNSPLRSDGFSINKKSDKTSGQSPSKHPSLFSRYIMGNNHVPSTQRLDHTGKRTKESKIGEGNDPKGGYREEFVDQEYVFVSGHQEGSSSSTSASQQRNLLLKYDNPSVSPPKLVAPSAPVPIHGTTINRQQSAGTGSLDSHCSPVSGTSQGSAYLSDGLDQPPSDYLTRIRLLGQYASAIVELVKEEIKGGRHLEAFSIQLIVLATWKQAIHICNSYAASSARESPSHDINMADDESMQIERQFLIAVEYAEELASTVGQIPDATAMPDAVEIIFQSALEFGRHGGVDEMMGKVAIAVSRYTKAICMLRFLLIEAPSLALNPPLSLTRSDRHRLRSYIEALNTRLSQLQCQGN from the exons ATGGAGGACCGCGTCGCCGAGCGGCGGGTGGGGGACTACATGCTGCTCCGCCAAATCGGGTCGGGGGCCTACTCGCGGGTCTGGCTGGGGAGGCACCTCGCCAGGGGCACCGAGGTCGCCGTCAAGGAGATCGCCATGGAGCGCCTCAGCAGCAAGCTCCGCGACAGCCTCCTCTCCGAGGTCGACATCCTCCGCAGCATCCGACACCCCAACGTCATCGCCCTCCACGACTCCATCCGG GATGGTAAGAGGATATATCTCATATTGGAGTACTGTCGAGGTGGTGACTTGTACTCTTATCTTCTACGGCACAAAAGGGTTCCTGAAGCAGTTGCTAAACATTTCATCCGGCAGCTAG CATGTGGTCTGCAGATGCTTCGTGAAAAGAACGTGGTTCATCGGGATCTTAAACCACAG AACATTCTTCTTGTTGCAAATAGTGCAACTTCCATCTTGAAGATTGCCGACTTTGGATTTGCAAA ATTCTTGGAGCCTTCTGGTCTAGCCGAAACACTTTGTGGTTCACCACTTTACATGGCTCCAGAAGTCATGCAAGCTCACAAGTATGATGCAAAG GCAGATCTGTGGAGTGTTGGTATTATTTTATATCAACTTGTTACTGGATCTCCACCTTTTAATGGGGATAATCAAATCCAG TTGATGAAAAACATACTAAAATCAGGTCAATTACTATTTCCACCTGGTTGTGAGTTGAGCCATGAGTGCATTGACTTGTGCAGAAAGTTACTGCGAATCAATTCAG TGGAACGCCTTACGGTCGAAGAGTTTGTGAACCATCCATTTCTTTTTGAACATCCTCCAGAGAGAGCCTTGAG TCGGACACCATCAGACACAAGAGATGGCTTTCCCTTCATTAAAAGCAGTCCAACGAGGCTTTCAAGCCAAAGTTCTCAAGAAGATTGCATGCCATTTCCTTTAGACTTGTCAACTGGACAGGATGAGAGTCCTGTTCCTGAGAACAATAGCCCACTGAGATCTGATGGGTTTTCTATAAATAAAAAGTCGGATAAAACTTCAGGTCAGAGCCCATCGAAGCATCCAAGTCTATTCTCCAGATATATTATGGGTAACAATCATGTACCTAGTACTCAACGTCTGGACCATACTGGAAAAAGGACTAAGGAAAGCAAGATTGGTGAAGGAAATGATCCTAAAGGTGGTTATCGAGAAG AGTTTGTAGATCAGGAATATGTCTTTGTGTCTGGACATCAGGAAGGATCCTCTTCTTCAACAAGTGCCTCTCAACAGCGCAACTTGCTATTGAAATATGACAATCCTTCTGTTTCGCCTCCAAAGTTGGTTGCTCCGAGTGCACCGGTGCCAATACATGGCACCACAATAAACAGGCAACAGTCTGCTGGAACTGGTAGCTTGGACAGTCATTGTTCTCCAGTATCTGGTACTTCACAGGGATCTGCTTACCTTAGCGATGGCTTGGATCAACCACCATCTGATTATCTGACCAGGATTAGATTATTGGGGCAGTATGCATCTGCTATAGTGGAGTTGGTCAAAGAAGAG ATAAAAGGTGGTAGGCACTTAGAGGCATTCTCTATCCAGCTAATTGTTCTTGCAACATGGAAGCAAGCAATTCACATATGCAATTCCTATGCGGCTTCATCTGCAAGAGAGAGTCCTTCGCACGATATCAATATGGCTGATGATGAGTCCATGCAGATTGAGAGGCAGTTTCTCATTGCTGTTGAATATGCTGAAGAACTTGCCAGCACTGTAGGACAGATACCTG ATGCTACAGCTATGCCCGATGCGGTTGAAATAATATTTCAATCTGCACTTGAATTTGGAAGGCATGGTGGT GTTGATGAGATGATGGGGAAAGTTGCAATTGCCGTGTCACGGTATACAAAGGCAATATGCATGCTGCGCTTTCTCCTGATCGAGGCACCCTCGCTCGCCCTCAATCCCCCTTTGTCCCTAACAAGATCTGACCGACACCGACTGCGCTCATACATTGAAGCCCTCAACACTAGGCTTAGCCAATTGCAGTGCCAGGGGAACTGA
- the LOC124702034 gene encoding serine/threonine-protein kinase ATG1c-like isoform X1 — MEDRVAERRVGDYMLLRQIGSGAYSRVWLGRHLARGTEVAVKEIAMERLSSKLRDSLLSEVDILRSIRHPNVIALHDSIRDGKRIYLILEYCRGGDLYSYLLRHKRVPEAVAKHFIRQLACGLQMLREKNVVHRDLKPQNILLVANSATSILKIADFGFAKFLEPSGLAETLCGSPLYMAPEVMQAHKYDAKADLWSVGIILYQLVTGSPPFNGDNQIQLMKNILKSGQLLFPPGCELSHECIDLCRKLLRINSVERLTVEEFVNHPFLFEHPPERALSRTPSDTRDGFPFIKSSPTRLSSQSSQEDCMPFPLDLSTGQDESPVPENNSPLRSDGFSINKKSDKTSGQSPSKHPSLFSRYIMGNNHVPSTQRLDHTGKRTKESKIGEGNDPKGGYREDSPIIDSLEFVDQEYVFVSGHQEGSSSSTSASQQRNLLLKYDNPSVSPPKLVAPSAPVPIHGTTINRQQSAGTGSLDSHCSPVSGTSQGSAYLSDGLDQPPSDYLTRIRLLGQYASAIVELVKEEIKGGRHLEAFSIQLIVLATWKQAIHICNSYAASSARESPSHDINMADDESMQIERQFLIAVEYAEELASTVGQIPDATAMPDAVEIIFQSALEFGRHGGVDEMMGKVAIAVSRYTKAICMLRFLLIEAPSLALNPPLSLTRSDRHRLRSYIEALNTRLSQLQCQGN, encoded by the exons ATGGAGGACCGCGTCGCCGAGCGGCGGGTGGGGGACTACATGCTGCTCCGCCAAATCGGGTCGGGGGCCTACTCGCGGGTCTGGCTGGGGAGGCACCTCGCCAGGGGCACCGAGGTCGCCGTCAAGGAGATCGCCATGGAGCGCCTCAGCAGCAAGCTCCGCGACAGCCTCCTCTCCGAGGTCGACATCCTCCGCAGCATCCGACACCCCAACGTCATCGCCCTCCACGACTCCATCCGG GATGGTAAGAGGATATATCTCATATTGGAGTACTGTCGAGGTGGTGACTTGTACTCTTATCTTCTACGGCACAAAAGGGTTCCTGAAGCAGTTGCTAAACATTTCATCCGGCAGCTAG CATGTGGTCTGCAGATGCTTCGTGAAAAGAACGTGGTTCATCGGGATCTTAAACCACAG AACATTCTTCTTGTTGCAAATAGTGCAACTTCCATCTTGAAGATTGCCGACTTTGGATTTGCAAA ATTCTTGGAGCCTTCTGGTCTAGCCGAAACACTTTGTGGTTCACCACTTTACATGGCTCCAGAAGTCATGCAAGCTCACAAGTATGATGCAAAG GCAGATCTGTGGAGTGTTGGTATTATTTTATATCAACTTGTTACTGGATCTCCACCTTTTAATGGGGATAATCAAATCCAG TTGATGAAAAACATACTAAAATCAGGTCAATTACTATTTCCACCTGGTTGTGAGTTGAGCCATGAGTGCATTGACTTGTGCAGAAAGTTACTGCGAATCAATTCAG TGGAACGCCTTACGGTCGAAGAGTTTGTGAACCATCCATTTCTTTTTGAACATCCTCCAGAGAGAGCCTTGAG TCGGACACCATCAGACACAAGAGATGGCTTTCCCTTCATTAAAAGCAGTCCAACGAGGCTTTCAAGCCAAAGTTCTCAAGAAGATTGCATGCCATTTCCTTTAGACTTGTCAACTGGACAGGATGAGAGTCCTGTTCCTGAGAACAATAGCCCACTGAGATCTGATGGGTTTTCTATAAATAAAAAGTCGGATAAAACTTCAGGTCAGAGCCCATCGAAGCATCCAAGTCTATTCTCCAGATATATTATGGGTAACAATCATGTACCTAGTACTCAACGTCTGGACCATACTGGAAAAAGGACTAAGGAAAGCAAGATTGGTGAAGGAAATGATCCTAAAGGTGGTTATCGAGAAG ATTCCCCTATCATTGATTCATTAGAGTTTGTAGATCAGGAATATGTCTTTGTGTCTGGACATCAGGAAGGATCCTCTTCTTCAACAAGTGCCTCTCAACAGCGCAACTTGCTATTGAAATATGACAATCCTTCTGTTTCGCCTCCAAAGTTGGTTGCTCCGAGTGCACCGGTGCCAATACATGGCACCACAATAAACAGGCAACAGTCTGCTGGAACTGGTAGCTTGGACAGTCATTGTTCTCCAGTATCTGGTACTTCACAGGGATCTGCTTACCTTAGCGATGGCTTGGATCAACCACCATCTGATTATCTGACCAGGATTAGATTATTGGGGCAGTATGCATCTGCTATAGTGGAGTTGGTCAAAGAAGAG ATAAAAGGTGGTAGGCACTTAGAGGCATTCTCTATCCAGCTAATTGTTCTTGCAACATGGAAGCAAGCAATTCACATATGCAATTCCTATGCGGCTTCATCTGCAAGAGAGAGTCCTTCGCACGATATCAATATGGCTGATGATGAGTCCATGCAGATTGAGAGGCAGTTTCTCATTGCTGTTGAATATGCTGAAGAACTTGCCAGCACTGTAGGACAGATACCTG ATGCTACAGCTATGCCCGATGCGGTTGAAATAATATTTCAATCTGCACTTGAATTTGGAAGGCATGGTGGT GTTGATGAGATGATGGGGAAAGTTGCAATTGCCGTGTCACGGTATACAAAGGCAATATGCATGCTGCGCTTTCTCCTGATCGAGGCACCCTCGCTCGCCCTCAATCCCCCTTTGTCCCTAACAAGATCTGACCGACACCGACTGCGCTCATACATTGAAGCCCTCAACACTAGGCTTAGCCAATTGCAGTGCCAGGGGAACTGA
- the LOC124702035 gene encoding digalactosyldiacylglycerol synthase 2, chloroplastic-like codes for MARKQHITIFTTASLPWMTGTAVNPLFRAAYLAKAGDWEVTLVVPWLSKGDQLLVYPNKMKFGSPAEQEGYVRRWLEERTGTLPRFNINFYPAKFSTDKRSILPVGDITQTISDDRADIAVLEEPEHLTWYHHGRRWKTKFRKVIGVVHTNYLEYVKRERNGYLQAFLLKYINSWVTDIYCHKVIRLSAATQEVPRSVICNVHGVNPKFIEIGKLKHRQISQGDHSFFKGAYYIGKMVWSKGYTELLQLLQKHQKELSGLKMELYGSGEDSDGVKAAAEKLSLDIRVYPGRDHADSIFHDYKVFINPSTTDVVCTTTAEALAMGKIVICANHPSNEFFKRFPNCHVYNTEKEFVRLTMAALVEEPVPLSQEMRHELSWEAATERFVRVADIAPTTPTKPHPPSSQRFMYINPDEVKKNMEDASAFVHNTISGFEAARWVFGAIPNSLQPDEQQRKELGWRPHQGL; via the exons ATGGCGAGGAAGCAGCACATCACGATATTCACCACGGCGAGCCTGCCGTGGATGACCGGCACCGCCGTCAACCCCCTCTTCCGGGCGGCCTACCTCGCCAAGGCCGGGGACTGGGAGGTTACGCTGGTGGTGCCGTGGCTCTCAAAGGGGGACCAGCTGCTGGTTTATCCTAACAAGATGAAATTCGGCTCGCCGGCGGAACAGGAGGGCTATGTGCGGCGGTGGCTTGAGGAGCGAACCGGGACGTTGCCCAGGTTCAACATAAATTTTTATCCTGCCAAG TTCTCTACGGATAAAAGAAGCATTCTACCTGTTGGGGATATAACCCAGACCATATCTGATGACAGAGCAGATATTGCAGTTCTAGAAGAGCCAGAACATCTTACATGGTACCATCATGGACGGAGGTGGAAAACCAAGTTCCGTAAAGTTATAGGTGTTGTTCACACCAATTATCTGGAATATGTGAAGAGGGAGAGAAATGGGTACCTTCAGGCATTTCTCTTAAAATATATCAATTCTTGGGTCACTGACATCTATTGCCATAAG GTTATAAGATTATCAGCAGCAACTCAGGAAGTCCCCAGATCTGTAATTTGTAATGTTCATGGAGTGAATCCCAAATTTATCGAAATTGGCAAACTGAAGCATCGGCAGATTTCTCAAGGAGATCACTCATTCTTCAAGGGAGCATATTATATTGGAAAGATGGTCTGGAGTAAAGGTTACACAGAGCTGCTCCAGCTGCTTCAGAAGCACCAAAAGGAATTGTCTGGACTCAAGATGGAGCTGTATGGCAGTGGAGAAGATTCTGATGGAGTTAAAGCAGCAGCGGAGAAACTCAGTCTGGATATCAGAGTCTATCCTGGTCGCGACCATGCAGATTCAATATTTCATGA ctacaaggttttcataaacccaAGCACAACAGATGTAGTTTGCACTACAACTGCTGAGGCATTGGCGATGGGAAAGATCGTCATCTGTGCAAACCATCCCTCAAATGAATTCTTCAAAAGATTTCCTAACTGCCACGTGTACAACACTGAGAAAGAGTTTGTGAGATTAACAATGGCAGCGCTGGTGGAAGAGCCAGTCCCACTGTCACAGGAAATGAGACACGAGCTTTCCTGGGAGGCAGCCACAGAGAGGTTTGTCAGGGTTGCCGATATCGCACCCACCACGCCCACCAAGCCACATCCTCCCTCTTCACAGCGTTTCATGTACATCAACCCTGACGAGGTGAAGAAGAATATGGAGGATGCATCGGCGTTTGTCCATAATACAATCTCTGGGTTTGAGGCTGCCCGCTGGGTGTTTGGTGCGATACCGAATAGTCTGCAGCCCGATGAACAGCAGCGCAAGGAGCTCGGCTGGAGGCCTCACCAGGGGTTATAG